A segment of the Acidimicrobiales bacterium genome:
AGCGGTCGCCCGTCCCCGGCAGCGTGAAGTCGGGCGCCTCCGCCCCCACCGCGAGGGCCACCGTCAGGCCTCCACCGTCTGCAGGATGCTGTCGGGGATGTCGAAGTTGGCGTAGACCCCCTGCACGTCGTCGTGGTCGTCGAGGGCGTCGATCAGGCGGAGCACCTTGCGGGCGTCCTCCGGGGCGTCGAGCGACACCACCGTGGTGGGGAGCAGGCTGAGGTCGGCCGACTCGGCCGAGATGCCCGCGGCGTCGAGGGCGTCGCGCACCGCGTTGAGGGCCGACGGGTCGCACGTGACCCGCCAGCCGTCGCCCTCGTCGACGATGTCCTCGAGGCCGGCGTCGAGGGCGGCCAGCACGATGTCGTCCTCGGAGGCCGCCTTGCCCACCGACAGCACCCCCTTGCGCTGGAACTGCCAGGCCACGGCCCCGGGCTCGGCCAGCGAGCCGCCGTTGCGGCTGAAGATGTTGCGCACCTCGGCACCGGTGCGGTTCCGGTTGTCCGACAGGCACTCCACGATCACCGCCACCCCGCTCGGCGCGTAGCCCTCGTAGGCGACCGCCTCGTAGCGCACCCCTTCGAGCTCGCCGGTCCCCCGCTTGATCGCCCGCTCGATGGTGTCGACCGGCACGGAGGCGGACCGGGCCTTGTTGAACATCGTGCGCAGGGTGGGGTTGGCGTCGAGGTCGCCGCCGCCCTCGCGGGCCGCCACCTCGACCTGGCGGATGAGCTTGGCGAAGAGCTTGCCGCGAGCCTTGTCGGCCGCGCCCTTCTTGTGCTTGATCGTCGCCCACTTCGAGTGGCCGGACATCGTCTACCAACCTCCAAGGAAGAGCTCGTGGATGCGCGCGTCGCCGGAGAGCTCGGGGTGGAAGGCCCCGACGAGCACCCGACCCTGCCGGCAGAGCACCGGGCGCCCGTCGACCCGGGCCAGCACCTCCACCTCGGGTCCGGCCCGCTCGACCACGGGCGCGCGGATGAACACCGCCGGGAAGGGCCCGCCCGGGACCCCGTCGACGGGGAGGGCCAGCTCGAACGAGTCGACCTGGCGGCCGTACCCGTTGCGGCGCACGGCCACGTCGACGACCCCGAAGCCGTGCTGGTCGGGCCGGCCGTCGAGCACCTGGCGGGCCAGCAGGATCATGCCCGCGCAGGTGCCGAACGCAGGCATGCCCTGTTCGAGCTTCTCGGCCAGCGGCTCGAACAGCCCGGACGAGTCGAGCAGGAACGACAGCGTCGTCGACTCGCCGCCGGGCAGCACGACCCCCTCCACCCCGTCGAGGTCGCCCGGGACCCGGACCTCGACCGGGTCGGCGCCGAGATCAGCGAGGACCCGGGCGTGGGCCTCCGAGTCGCCCTGCAGGGCCAGCACGCCCACCTTCACTTGGGGGCACCGCCTGCCGAGCACGCCCGGCCACCGGGATCACCAGCCCCGCTCGGCCAACCGGGTGTCGAGCCCGGCGATCTCGAGGCCGGGCATGGCCCCGCCGAGGCCGCGGCTCACCTTGGCCAGGATGTGGGCGTCGCGGAAGTGGGTGGTGGCCTCGACGACCGCCTTGGCCCGCACCGCGGGGTTCTCGCTCTTGAAGATCCCGGAGCCCACGAACACCGACTCGGCGCCGAGCTGCATGACCAGGGCGGCGTCGGCCGGGGTGGCCACGCCGCCGGCGCAGAACAACGGCACCGGGAGCCGGCCCGTCTCGGCCAGCTCCTGGACGAGCGGGAGCGGCGCCTGGAGCCGCTTGGCCCAGTCGAACAGCTCGGGCCCGTCGGCCTGGGTGATCTTGCGGATGTCGCCCAGGATCGAGCGGAGGTGGCGCACGGCCTCGACGATGTTCCCGGTGCCGGCCTCGCCCTTCGAGCGGATCAGGCACGCACCCTCGGAGATCCGCCGCAGGGCCTCGCCCAGGTTGGTGGCCCCGCACACGAACGGCACGGTGAACACCCACTTGTCGATGTGGTGGGCCTCGTCGGCCGGCGTGAGCACCTCGCTCTCGTCGACGAAGTCGACGCCGAGCGCCTCGAGGACCTGGGCCTCGACGAAGTGCCCGATCCGCGCCTTGGCCATCACCGGGACGGTGACCGCGGCCTTGATGCCCTCGATCATCTCCGGATCGCTCATCCGGGCGACGCCGCCGTCGCGGCGGATGTCGGCCGGCACCCGCTCGAGGGCCATCACCGCGACGGCGCCGGCGTCCTCGGCGATCCGGGCCTGCTCGGGGTCGACGACGTCCATGATCACGCCGCCCTTCAGCATCTCGGCCAGGCCCCGCTTGACGCGGAACGTGCCGATGGCGGGCGTGGGAACCTCGGGCGAGCGCTCGGCGGCCATGTGCCCCATTCTAGGACCCGGCTCCCTGGCTGCCCCCAGCGGGATCCGCGGGCGCCAGGGGCGGCACGACCGTGGCGTCGCCGGGCTCGGGCAGCGCCACCCAGGTCCGGCCGGGCGTGAGGCGGATCGGCTGGCCGGCCGCGTCGAGCAGCTGGGTCACCTGCTCCGGCGACGGGCGGACCCACCGGCCCCGGATCAGGTGGCCGTCGGTGAGCACCCACGCCTCGCCCTCACCCACCGTGCGGGCCTCGGGCGAGCGGGGATCGGCGGGGCTGGCCCCGTAGTCGACGAACTGGATCACCACGTTCTCGGGTGCCAGCTGCTGGCCGTCGACATCGAGGTGGGGCTCGCCCTGCTGGAACCGCAGCCAGCGACCTCGCTGGTCGTCCCAGCCGTACGCGACGCGCTGGCCGCCGGTGAACTCGATGTCCACCCCGGTGACCGGCTCGGCGCCCGCCGGCAGCGCCTCGCCGTCACCCCGGTACTGGAAGAGCGGCGGCGGCGGCGTGGCCTCCGGCGGGGCCACCGCCCACAGCTCGCTGGTGCTGCTGTAGAGGTTGTGCGGCGCCCGGCGGCTGCGGTCGCGGAAGTAGAGGTCGGGGAAGGCGTTCACCCCCACGTCGACGAGGGGCGACCCGGCCACCGCGCCCGTGACCCCCGGGTTGCCGCCGGACCAGGCGAGCAGCGGCCGCCCCAGCTGGGGGAGCAGCTGGACGTCGGTGGTGCGCGCCGAGCGGATCGGACCCACGGGGTCGGAGCCGGTCGAGTGGAACACCGCCGCGAAGCGGGTGATCCCCTCGACGATCTCCTCAAACACCAGGTCGGCCTGGGCCAGCCCGCTCTGGGGCACGGCGTCCGGATGGTTGTCGATCTTCACGACCAGTGCCGGCCGGAAGCCGATCAGCGGGTCGTCGAGCGGCAGTCCCGTGAGCTGACCGACCGGGGGGGCGGTGGTCGTGGTGGTCCGCTCGGTGGTCGTGGTCGCGCGGGCGGTGGTGGTGGGCGCAGCGTCGTCGTCGTCACCACCGGAGCAGGCGGCCAGGGCCAGCGCCGCCAGCGCGACGAGCGCGGCGAGCAGCACGGCAGGGCGGGATCGGCGTGACACGGCGTCTCCTCGGGGCTGGTGGAGCGCGGCCTACAGCTCGCGCAGGGCCGCGATGCGCTCCTCGATGGGGGGATGGGTCTCGAACAGGCGGTTCAGCCAGGACAGGCGCCCCTCGTCCTTGGTGCGGGCCAGCGGCGACTCGATCCACAGGTGCGCGGTGGCCCGTGACGCCGAGTGCACCACCGTCTGGTCGTCGCGCAGCTTCTCGAGGGCCGCGATGAGCCCGGGCGGGTACCGGGTCATGGCGACCCCGCTCACGTCGGCGAGCGCCTCCCGTCGGCGACTCACGGCGAACTGCATCACCTTGGCGATGATCGGCGCCAGCGCCAGCAGGGCGATGCCGATCAGGAACAGGATGGCCCCCACCGGCCCTTCGCCCCGATCACCGGAGCGGCGCCCGCCGCCGAACCACAGGAACCGCACCCCGAAGTCGGCCACCAGCACGATGGCACCCACCAGGACCACGGCGATCGTGGAGACCAGGATGTCGTAGTTCTTCACGTGGCTCAGCTCGTGGGCGAGCACGCCCTCGAGCTCCACCCGGTTCATCTTCTCGAGCAGCCCGGTGGTGACGGCGATGGCGGCGTGCTTGGGGTTGCGCCCGGTGGCGAAGGCGTTCGGGGCCGGATCGTCGATGACGTACAGGCGCGGCTTGGGGAGGCCGCCCGCGATGCACAGGCCCTCGACGAGGTTGTGCAGGCGCGCGTACTGCACCGGGTCGGCCGGCTTGGCCCGGCTCATCGACAAGGCGATGGCGTCGGACTTCCAGTACGACAGCACGGCCATGCCGCTCGCGAACACCAGGGCGACGATGAGCCCCACGTAGCCGTAGCGGAACACCCAGTTGAGGGCCAGCCCGACCAGCACCACCAACACCACGAACCCGGCGATCAGCAGCACCGAGCGGCGCTTGTTGGACGAGATCTGCTCGTACAGGTTGGGTACCCGCGGTCGGGGCGGCGCGACGAGGGTCGGCGCCGCCTGGATGGTCAGGAGGAGAAGTCCACCTTCACGTTGCCGCGCGACTCGTCGTCGGCCTCGAAGTACTCGCGCGACGTGAAGCGCATCATCCCGGCGATGACGACGGCGGGGAAGCTCTGGATCTTCGTGTTGTACTTGTAGACGGTGTCGTTGTAGAACTGCCGGGCGTAGGCGATGCGCCCCTCGGTGCCCGACAGCTCCTCCTGCAGCTCGAGGAAGCTCTGGTTCGCCTTAAGGTCCGGATAGGCCTCCGACAGGGCGAACAGCTGGCGCAGGGCCCCGGTGATGACGTTCTCGGCCTGGGCCTGGTCGTGCACCGTCGTGGCGCTGATCCCCTGCTGGCGGGCGGTGATCACCCGCTCGAGGGTCTCCTTCTCGTGGCTGGCGTAGCCCTTCACCGTCTCGACCAGGTTCGGGATCAGGTCGTAGCGCCGCTTGAGCTGCACGTCGATCTGGGCCCAGGCGTTGTCGATGCGGTTCCGGAGCTTGACCAGGCCGTTGTAGAGCGCGACCAGGTACAGCAGGATCAGGACGAGCAGGACGAGGATGACGATCAGGACCCACATGGGCGTGCTCCTGCTGAGATCGGGTCGAGCAGGACTGTAGTGGGCGCACGCCCGGGTGACCGGGCACCCCTCGCTCGTCGGCGGGCCCCC
Coding sequences within it:
- a CDS encoding YebC/PmpR family DNA-binding transcriptional regulator, encoding MSGHSKWATIKHKKGAADKARGKLFAKLIRQVEVAAREGGGDLDANPTLRTMFNKARSASVPVDTIERAIKRGTGELEGVRYEAVAYEGYAPSGVAVIVECLSDNRNRTGAEVRNIFSRNGGSLAEPGAVAWQFQRKGVLSVGKAASEDDIVLAALDAGLEDIVDEGDGWRVTCDPSALNAVRDALDAAGISAESADLSLLPTTVVSLDAPEDARKVLRLIDALDDHDDVQGVYANFDIPDSILQTVEA
- the pdxT gene encoding pyridoxal 5'-phosphate synthase glutaminase subunit PdxT — encoded protein: MLGRRCPQVKVGVLALQGDSEAHARVLADLGADPVEVRVPGDLDGVEGVVLPGGESTTLSFLLDSSGLFEPLAEKLEQGMPAFGTCAGMILLARQVLDGRPDQHGFGVVDVAVRRNGYGRQVDSFELALPVDGVPGGPFPAVFIRAPVVERAGPEVEVLARVDGRPVLCRQGRVLVGAFHPELSGDARIHELFLGGW
- the pdxS gene encoding pyridoxal 5'-phosphate synthase lyase subunit PdxS — its product is MAAERSPEVPTPAIGTFRVKRGLAEMLKGGVIMDVVDPEQARIAEDAGAVAVMALERVPADIRRDGGVARMSDPEMIEGIKAAVTVPVMAKARIGHFVEAQVLEALGVDFVDESEVLTPADEAHHIDKWVFTVPFVCGATNLGEALRRISEGACLIRSKGEAGTGNIVEAVRHLRSILGDIRKITQADGPELFDWAKRLQAPLPLVQELAETGRLPVPLFCAGGVATPADAALVMQLGAESVFVGSGIFKSENPAVRAKAVVEATTHFRDAHILAKVSRGLGGAMPGLEIAGLDTRLAERGW
- a CDS encoding DUF3048 domain-containing protein, which encodes MSRRSRPAVLLAALVALAALALAACSGGDDDDAAPTTTARATTTTERTTTTTAPPVGQLTGLPLDDPLIGFRPALVVKIDNHPDAVPQSGLAQADLVFEEIVEGITRFAAVFHSTGSDPVGPIRSARTTDVQLLPQLGRPLLAWSGGNPGVTGAVAGSPLVDVGVNAFPDLYFRDRSRRAPHNLYSSTSELWAVAPPEATPPPPLFQYRGDGEALPAGAEPVTGVDIEFTGGQRVAYGWDDQRGRWLRFQQGEPHLDVDGQQLAPENVVIQFVDYGASPADPRSPEARTVGEGEAWVLTDGHLIRGRWVRPSPEQVTQLLDAAGQPIRLTPGRTWVALPEPGDATVVPPLAPADPAGGSQGAGS
- a CDS encoding M48 family metallopeptidase, with the translated sequence MYEQISSNKRRSVLLIAGFVVLVVLVGLALNWVFRYGYVGLIVALVFASGMAVLSYWKSDAIALSMSRAKPADPVQYARLHNLVEGLCIAGGLPKPRLYVIDDPAPNAFATGRNPKHAAIAVTTGLLEKMNRVELEGVLAHELSHVKNYDILVSTIAVVLVGAIVLVADFGVRFLWFGGGRRSGDRGEGPVGAILFLIGIALLALAPIIAKVMQFAVSRRREALADVSGVAMTRYPPGLIAALEKLRDDQTVVHSASRATAHLWIESPLARTKDEGRLSWLNRLFETHPPIEERIAALREL
- a CDS encoding LemA family protein codes for the protein MWVLIVILVLLVLILLYLVALYNGLVKLRNRIDNAWAQIDVQLKRRYDLIPNLVETVKGYASHEKETLERVITARQQGISATTVHDQAQAENVITGALRQLFALSEAYPDLKANQSFLELQEELSGTEGRIAYARQFYNDTVYKYNTKIQSFPAVVIAGMMRFTSREYFEADDESRGNVKVDFSS